One Candida dubliniensis CD36 chromosome 1, complete sequence genomic region harbors:
- a CDS encoding COMPASS complex histone methyltransferase subunit, putative (Similar to S. cerevisiae SET1;~Similar to C. albicans SET1) → MSYNNRGGRGASGGYSRRGYYGSHRGGYRTGRPKYPEDRYSVGGMLTLNKGAHYESSDNRYIPNDTGSNSPESRTHRSSIKDGRTPSGLSTPLSSIDKVSTPISIESNNGSDRNTGVNNKDSEFPKLSHHSDFTLSIPFSRSVNPQKNFMVINDSNALKGDKGAQSKKIRYNGEGVDHVSDPRIVRSNSNLQKPNKKAKKTPYKQLPQPKFVYNSDSLGPAPLSTLVIWDLPISTSEPFLRNFVSRYGNPLEEMTFITDPTTAVPLGIVTFKFQGNHQRASELAKNFIKTVRQDELKIDGATLKIALNDNESQLLNRKLESAKQKMLQQRLQREQEEEKRRQKVLEEQKKQELLKKKEKEHEESIKKEKSVERENTIVSTRDKSLIYRPNSTVLSVRHNHKIISSVILPKDLEKYIKSRPYILIRDKYVPTKKISSHDIKRMLKKYDWTRVLSDKSGFFIVFNSLNECERCFLNEDTKKFFEYKLVMEMAIPEGFTNNIRENDSKSTNDVLDEATNILIKEFQTFLAKDIRERIIAPNILDLLAHDNYPELVEELKSREQAAKPKVLVSNNQLKQDALSILEKQRQHFQQRLPSFRMPHDRTQEHKPKRRNSIIPMQHALNFDDDSDSHSQSESEDEEDETTTSRPLTPVVSTMKRERSSTVTSVDDDIELEEREIKKQKTEVPAAIENELVPESSHEEEGEEVKREIEELDVKYQPTEETPRTVYPEYSFSGDFDLNALQHTIKDSEDLLLAQELLSDTTPSGLSHIEYWSWKSKNRKDVQEIREEEEYMEELPESLQSMTGSFKSEGVRKIPEIDKIGYLPHRKKTNKPIKTIQYEDEDEEKPNENTNALQSSRVNRANNRRFAADITAQIGSESDVLSLNALTKRKKPVTFARSAIHNWGLYAMEPIAAKEMIIEYVGERIRQQVAEHREKSYLKTGIGSSYLFRIDENTVIDATKKGGIARFINHCCSPSCTAKIIKVEGKKRIVIYALRDIEANEELTYDYKFERETNDEERIRCLCGAPGCKGYLN, encoded by the coding sequence ATGTCATACAACAACAGAGGTGGGAGAGGAGCAAGTGGTGGATATAGTCGACGGGGATATTATGGCTCTCACCGAGGAGGATATAGAACAGGTCGCCCGAAATATCCAGAAGATAGATACTCTGTTGGCGGGATGCTAACTCTTAATAAAGGAGCACATTATGAATCAAGTGATAACAGGTATATACCTAATGACACCGGATCCAACTCACCAGAAAGCAGGACTCATAGATCAAGTATCAAGGATGGTAGAACACCATCTGGACTAAGTACGCCCTTGTCTAGTATCGACAAAGTATCAACACCTATTTCGATAGAACTGAATAATGGTTCAGATCGCAACACTGGGGTGAATAACAAAGATTCTGAATTTCCAAAACTATCACACCATTCTGATTTTACATTGAGCATTCCATTTTCAAGATCAGTAAAtccccaaaaaaattttatggtaataaatgattcaaatgCACTTAAAGGCGACAAAGGTGCACAATCCAAGAAGATACGGTACAATGGAGAAGGAGTAGACCATGTTTCAGACCCAAGAATAGTCCGATCAAATCTGAACTTGcaaaaaccaaacaaaaaggCTAAAAAGACACCATACAAACAATTACCCCAGCCAAAGTTTGTGTACAATAGTGATTCGTTAGGTCCAGCCCCATTATCAACATTAGTAATATGGGACTTACCAATTTCCACCAGTGAACCTTTTTTGCGAAATTTTGTTTCTAGATATGGCAATCCCTTAGAAGAGATGACTTTCATAACTGATCCCACAACAGCTGTACCTCTCGGTATAGTAACTTTCAAATTTCAAGGGAATCACCAAAGGGCTTCTGAGTTGGCGAAAAACTTCATCAAAACAGTTCGACAAGATGAACTTAAAATTGATGGAGCAACATTAAAAATAGCGTTGAATGATAATGAGAGCCAATTATTGAATAGAAAACTTGAGAGTgccaaacaaaaaatgcTACAACAACGATTGCAAAGAGAAcaagaggaagaaaaacGACGTCAAAAGGTTTTGGAAgaacaaaagaaacaagaacttttaaaaaagaaagagaaagaacaCGAGGAATCTATTAAGAAGGAAAAAAGTGTTGAGCGTGAAAACACCATAGTATCCACCAGAGATAAAAGTTTGATTTACAGGCCAAATTCCACAGTTCTATCTGTCAGGCATAATCACAAAATCATTCTGAGTGTAATATTACCCAAAGACTTGGAGAAATATATAAAGAGTCGACCATATATATTGATACGTGACAAGTACGTCCCAACCAAGAAAATCTCGTCCCATGATATCAAGAGAATGTTAAAAAAATACGATTGGACGAGGGTTTTGTCAGATAAATCTGggttttttattgttttcaattctctCAACGAATGTGAACGATGCTTTTTGAATGAAGATACCAAAAAGTTCTTTGAGTATAAACTAGTTATGGAGATGGCCATTCCAGAAGGTTTTACAAATAATATAAGGGAGAATGACCTGAAATCAACCAATGATGTTCTTGATGAAGCAACaaatatattgataaaagAGTTTCAAACGTTTTTGGCCAAAGATATCAGAGAAAGAATCATTGCACCCAACattttggatttattaGCACACGACAATTATCCGGAGTTggttgaagaattgaagtCTCGAGAGCAGGCAGCAAAACCAAAGGTATTGGTGTCGAATAACCAATTAAAACAAGACGCTTTATCTATTcttgaaaaacaaagacaacattttcaacaaagaTTACCCTCATTCCGAATGCCGCACGATAGAACACAAGAACATAAGCCAAAGAGAAGAAACAGTATTATTCCTATGCAACATGCCCTTAATTTTGATGACGATTCCGATTCACACTCACAATCAGAAtctgaagatgaagaagatgagACTACCACAAGCAGACCTCTTACTCCTGTTGTACTGACGatgaaaagagaaagaagcTCTACAGTCACCAGCGTAGACGATGATATAGAGCTTGAAGAACgtgaaatcaaaaaacaaaagactGAAGTGCCAGCAGCTATAGAAAACGAGTTAGTTCCCGAGAGTAGtcatgaagaagaaggagaagaGGTCAAAAGAGAAATTGAAGAGCTTGATGTCAAATATCAACCAACAGAAGAAACACCAAGGACAGTTTATCCGGAATACTCATTCAGTGGTGACTTTGATTTAAATGCATTGCAACATACCATCAAAGATTCCGAGGATTTGTTATTGGCACAAGAATTGTTATCTGACACCACTCCTTCAGGATTATCGCATATTGAATATTGGTCTTGGAAGAGTAAGAACAGGAAAGATGTACAAGAAATTAGGGAGGAGGAAGAATATATGGAAGAACTACCCGAGAGCTTACAGTCAATGACTGGATCTTTTAAGAGTGAAGGGGTCAGAAAAATTCCTGAAATAGACAAGATAGGATACTTGCCACATCGCAAGAAAACCAATAAACCaatcaaaacaattcaGTACGAGGacgaagatgaagaaaagcCAAACGAAAACACAAATGCATTACAGAGCTCGCGTGTTAATAGGGCTAACAATAGAAGATTTGCAGCTGATATAACCGCTCAGATAGGTTCTGAATCAGATGTGTTGAGTTTAAATGCTTTAACAAAACGTAAAAAGCCAGTTACTTTTGCTAGATCTGCTATTCACAATTGGGGGTTGTATGCCATGGAACCGATAGCTGCAAAAGAAATGATCATAGAATACGTTGGAGAACGTATCAGACAACAAGTTGCAGAACATAGGGAAAAAAGCTATTTAAAGACTGGTATAGGATCGTCGTATCTTTTTAGAATTGACGAAAATACAGTCATTGATGCAACTAAGAAGGGAGGAATTGCTAGGTTTATCAATCATTGTTGTAGTCCAAGCTGTACTgcaaaaatcatcaaagttgaaggaaagaaaagaatagTCATCTATGCATTACGAGATATTGAAGCAAATGAGGAACTTACTtatgattataaatttgaaagaGAAACAAATGATGAAGAGCGTATCAGATGTCTTTGTGGGGCACCGGGATGTAAAGgatatttaaattaa